From Triticum urartu cultivar G1812 chromosome 2, Tu2.1, whole genome shotgun sequence, a single genomic window includes:
- the LOC125536726 gene encoding probable proteasome inhibitor: protein MVTDAAAMAVVKAARPVFRGAHDGVAFAANAAFLAAGYSLCAVGPAALTDPLPAVDEEVGIDGWNTMDNCYAFLYSKEEGGKKKRILVKCLVIDDFLAIDALDLEAQHKEPCNVQINVKDFFSEEQPKNYKDMYKNFPGFINTLNSSLLVELDGKAAAAAATQKPDVESSSSINSSENVLRDTRTTEPAGLIYPPVAPFGHDDTFPAPGAGFYPHSGGPGGSMHVGPNDPRFFPSNPFPAPFGGPGSVPPGGRYDPIGPPDVPGFEPSRFVRRPRHPGGSTHPDLEFLQQGPDF from the exons ATGGTGACAGACGCGGCCGCGATGGCGGTCGTGAAGGCCGCGCGCCCCGTCTTCCGCGGCGCCCACGACGGCGTGGCGTTCGCCGCAAACGCCGCGTTCCTCGCCGCGGGATACTCGCTCTGCGCCGTCGGCCCTGCCGCGCTCACCGACCCCCTTCCCGCAG TTGACGAGGAGGTGGGAATTGATGGGTGGAACACTATGGACAATTGCTATGCCTTTCTGTACTCCAAGGAGGAGGGGGGCAAGAAGAAGCGCATTTTAGTGAAATGTCTAGTGATTGATGACTTCCTTGCTATTGATGCGCTGGATCTTGAGGCACAACACAAGGAACCCTGCAATGTCCAGATAAA TGTGAAGGATTTCTTCTCTGAAGAACAGCCGAAGAATTATAAGGATATGTACAAGAATTTTCCGGGCTTCATTAACACCCTTAACTCAAGCTTATTAGTTGAATTGGATGGTaaggctgctgctgctgctgctacccAGAAGCCTGATGTTGAGAGCAGTTCATCAATAAACAG TTCTGAAAATGTTCTGCGGGATACAAGGACTACTGAACCTGCTGG CCTGATATATCCTCCAGTAGCTCCGTTTGGTCATGATGACACCTTCCCTGCTCCTGGTGCAGGCTTCTACCCTCACAG TGGTGGGCCGGGTGGTAGTATGCACGTTG GCCCAAATGATCCACGCTTCTTTCCTTCAAATCCTTTTCCTGCTCCTTTTGGTGGTCCTGG GAGTGTTCCACCTGGCGGCCGTTACGATCCAATCGGCCCGCCAGATGTTCCAGGATTTGAACCATCTCGCTTTGTGAG GCGTCCGAGGCATCCAGGTGGAAGCACTCACCCAGACCTCGAGTTCTTACAGCAAGGCCCAGACTTCTGA